GAATTAGCAACAACAGCAGCAACAGCACATTCGCATGGAAATGCTGCCGATAATTGGAGAAACAGTAGGTGCGGAAACCAAAAAAGCCGAAAGATATTCGGCCACTGATGCAGATGGAAAATAAGAATGAAAGATGTTGCCCTGAGCGTTCATAACAGCAATTAATTTATATTTCCCTGATTGGGTTAGGAATTAGCACCTTGAAAATTTCAGGTTGCTAAGGGTTCACAGAGCCTAATCTCTCCCCCTTTCTTTATAAATCAACTGCCTGAGCAATTGACTGATACTACAAAGGAATGAAGTACATTTGTCAATTCCAAATTTTGCAAGCGTTTTTTGAAAAAAATTCAACAAACAGCCCATTCTATTGTTCCGACAAATACTTGTGGATTTTGTTGTAAATATAGTCGGCGTTTAAGTCCACACCGCTTACTGCCACTTCGGCTTGGTCATAGTACGGGAACCGCTTTTGGTATAATTCCTTTAACTTCTCGAGCATGTCCTCCGCATCTGCTGTTGCCAACAGTGGTCGCTCCTGTTGTTGCCGTTCAACTCTGCCGGCAATGATTGAAAGCGGAATATTGATAAAAACAGCCAAACCGTGCTTATTGATTTGCTCCATATTGTCATAGAAGCAAGGCGTTCCGCCGCCGGTTGCAATAACACAGCGCGACATTTTGAAAGTACTGTGCAATGCTTGCTTTTCCTTTTCGCGAAAATAATCTTCACCTTTCTGCGCGAAAATATCGGCAATACTCATCTGTTCCTGCTCGGCAATCAGCTCGTCCAAGTCTACAAAATGGTAGGCCATCCGACTGGCCAACAACCTGCCTAAGGTGGTCTTTCCGGAACCCGGCATACCCACTAAATAAATACGTGAAGGAATCATTCAACAATCATCGGGTTTGCATTTCGGCAAGCAATATACAAAAGGGTTTCTAACAGAAAAGTAATACATTTGCTTAATTGCGTTTTTTTGCCGCTGTTATGAGTGTATTCAAACTGAAAACCCTGATGTACTGGTGCTATGGCATAGTTGCCATGCTGATTTTTTCGGCCAACTTTGTGGGTGTAGCAGCTTATCAGTATGATGTGGACAGCACGGCCGTACAGCATATCGGCCTGTACAGAGAACTTGCTACGCTGGCAAGCGGGCTGTTGCTGGCGGCAATCATTCCGGCCATAGGCTTGCGCAGACTTTTGCCGATGTCTTTTCTGTTCACGGCCATTATTTCGCTGGTAATTTTTATACAACCTTCGGCTATTGCATTCCACATTTTGTATGTCAGTCTTGGTTTCATTTTCGGTGCTCTTCAAATCGGCTTCCTCAACGAACTGGCAAGTATTAATAAACACGAGACAGGCCTACTGTCAGACGTTTGCCACCTCGAGGCCGTGTATGTATCGGGGATTTTGGCCATACTTGTTGTTTCAGGGATTATCATGAAGCTTCAGCAATTTGAATTGCACTATTTATACCTCGTAACTGCAATCATTTGTACAGCAGTAGGGCTGTTCGTTATTTTCCGGAAACAGCATTTTTTCTTTGATGAATCGCAGGCAACGGCACGTGAGGTTGCACGGCTGTGGGTGCGCACGCTACCGGAAATATTTAATGCGTTGAGCAGAACCTTGGTCATCCTTGCCCTGTTTTGTTTAGGACTGACCATTATCGTAACTACGTTTTTGCTCAACTGGGTAAACCTGTTCAATACGGCCACTTTACAGCTAAGCGACAACCTTGTTTGGCAGTTTTCCATTGTATTGATTCTTTCTACCATCAGCGGCAGGTTGGTTATAGCTGCGCTTGCCCACTATCTGCCCCTGCTCACGCTCCTGTTAATTATCATATCTGTCAGCATTTTGTGCATTATGGCGTTTGCTGTTGGCTTGTATCAGTACCAAATCAACTCCATTCCCGATACCATGGCCGAACTGCCGCCTCCCATGATGCTGATTATCCTTTTGTCGTTTACCAACGGAGGCATCGTACCGCTCCTGATTGGAACGGTAACTTACCATACACCTGCCGATAAGCGCGGCATCATGCTGGGAATTATTACCTTTGTTATGTCCGGTGCGACCCTGTTAAGCGGCCTGTTTTTTCAATGGGCAAGCAAACTGTTTACGCCCGGTATGCTGTTGGCATTGATGGCCATACCTCTTGCATTTGTGATGATTTTGAGCACTTTATTTATCAACGATTTAAGAAAAAGTACTTCCACTGCTTCCTGATGAAAAATTCTGACAGACCCCTCATACTTATTTCTAACGACGATGGCATCTCTGCCAAAGGACTTAGCGTACTTGTAGAGGCTATGCGCCCACTGGGCGACTTGCTGGTTGTAGCACCTAACAGCCCCCAATCGGGCATGGGACATGCTATCACCATTCACTCCCCACTGAAAATTCACCCTTCGTCCATATTTGAAGGCGTTGAGGCCTACGAAAGTTCCGGCACACCTGCCGACTGTGTTAAGCTGGCAAAATATTACATCCTCAAAGGCCGCGTACCCGACTTGGTCGTAAGCGGTATTAACCACGGCAGCAATACCTCCATCAGCATCCTGTATTCCGGTACTATGTCTGCTGCCATTGAAGGCGCCATTGAGGGCATGCCTGCCATTGGTTTCTCCCTCTGCGACTATGGCAACAATGCAGATTTCAGCCATACCATTCCCTACGTAACGGCCATTGCAAAGCAAGTACTGCAAACAGGATTGCCACGCGGCACGGCACTCAATGTCAATTTTCCGCGCAAGCAGGAAGACGCCATCAAAGGCATCAAAATCTGTCGCCAAGCAAAAGCCCGCTGGAAAGAAGAATTTGACGAACGCACCGACCCCTACGGCAGAAAATACCTTTGGCTGGCGGGCAGTTTTGAAAACCCCGACAAGGGGGAAGATACCGACGAATGGGCAATCGCTAACAACTACGTTTCGGTAGTACCCTGCCTGTTTGACCTGACTGCACACCACGCCATCGCCACACTCAACGATGAGTGGCAAATTTTACAGGAAACAGCGCCGCGGGTAGTCAAAGAACATTACGACAATTTCTGAGTCTTGCCATGATTGCCGTTATTCAACGCGTTACGGAAGCCTCTGTAACCATAGAAGGTCGTGTACACGGAAAAATAGCAACGGGTTTTCTGGTACTGCTGGGTATTGCCCACAATGACACTGCCGAAGATGTGGAATGGCTGGCCGGAAAAATAGCAGGACTGCGCGTTTTTAGCGACGATGAAGGCAAAATGAATCGTGCACTGGCCGATATTGACGGCAATATCCTGTTAATCAGTCAGTTTACGCTTCATGCAAGCACCAAAAAAGGCAATCGCCCGTCTTTTACGGAAGCTGCGCCGCCACCCGTAGCCACCCCGCTGTATGAGGCCATGATTGAACGCTTGCAACAACTGACGGGCAAAAAAATTGAAACAGGCATCTTCGGGGCCGATATGAAAGTCCGTTTACTCAACGACGGCCCCGTAACCATCATCATTGACTCAAAAAATAAAAAATGACCATTCAAGAAGCACAAAATACCGTTGATGAGTGGATTCGCACCATTGGCGTGCGCTACTTCAACGAACTGACCAACACGGCCATCCTAATGGAGGAAGTGGGTGAAGTAGCCCGCATTATGGCGCGCCGATACGGTGAGCAATCGTTCAAAGCCTCCGACAAAGAAGTTGATTTGGGCGAAGAGATGGCGGACGTACTTTTTGTCCTGATTTGCTTAGCTAACCAAACGGGTATCAATCTGACAGAGGCTTTTCAAAAACGGATGGATAAAAAGACTAAACGCGATGCTACCCGACATAAAGAGAATGAAAAATTGCAGTAGCTTCAATATTGAATACCTGTCAATTTTTCGCTCATTTCCCATAGGCTGCGGGCTATTTTCTCGTCGGTAGCCACAGGAATCATGGTGCGCCGCCGTCTTTTTTTATAGAAATAGCCGCCGCTGACACCTTTCACATCGGGTGAGGTTGCCAGATAAATAGAAGTTTCAGCGCCTTCTTCTTCGCTAATCAGAAAAGGTTTGGCCAATTTGAACAGCCAAGCAAACCATCCGGGCGTACTGCTTGCAAAACCTGAATTGACCGCACCCGGGTGCAGCGAATTGGCCGTAATATTTTTCCCTGCCACTCGGCGCGCCAACTCTGCCGTAAACAAAATATTGCAAAGTTTGGAGATACAATAGGCCTTCATGCCACTATAACCGCGCTGCATTTGCACATTATCAAGGCTAAATGGGGCATAGCGATGTGCTTCGGAAGCTACCGAAACTACACGGGCTTCTCCATTTTCGGCAGCCGCTTTCTCCAAAGCAGGCATGAGCAAACCCGTTAGCAGAAAATATCCCAGATGATTGACCGCAAAAGTTGCTTCTATGCCGTCCTCGGTCAGTTCGCGCTTGTCGGAAGCCAAAAATCCTGCATTGTTTACCAACACATCTAATTGGTCATATTTTGCCAAAAATTGTGCTGCTGCCTCTCTGATTTGCCGCTGTGAAGCAAAATCTACCTGAATGATTTCTACCTGATTATTCCCCGAAAGGCGGATGATTTCGCTGCGTGCTGCCTCTGCTTTGGCGCGATTTCGGCACATCATCACTACCGTAAACCCTTGCTTGGCCAGCGCAAGGGCTGTCACTTTCCCGATACCCGAATTGGCACCTGTTACAATGCTGATTTTGTTTTTCATAGGGTTGTTTTGTGGCGGGACAATTTAGGAAAAAATGTGTGCATAAACTAAAAACCCGATGCGCCTTAGCGATGCATCGGGTTTTTATGGCTTATAAATACCTTGATAATCAATGACTTATTTGCTCAATTCGGCAAAATGTTTATAAAAGTACGGGATGGTTTCAATGCCCTTGTAGTAGTTAAACAGGCCAAAGTTTTCGTTGGGTGAGTGAATGGCATCCGAATCTAAACCAAAGCCCATGAGCACGGAATTAACACCCAATATGCTTTTAAACAGTTGCACGATTGGGATGCTGCCACCGCCACGCTGCGGAATCGGCTTTTTACCGAAAGTTTGCTCCATGGCCAACTCTGCGGCTTTGTAAGCCACCGAGTCGGTAGGTGTTACCACAGGATCGCCGCCATGATGGTAATCTATTTTTACTTTCACTCCCTTAGGAGCAAGGGAAGTAAAATACTTGCTAAACAATCGGGTGATTTCTTCCGACTCTTGATTAGGGACAAGGCGCATGGAAATTTTGGCATATGCCTTAGAAGCAATGACGGTTTTTGCTCCTTCGCCTGTGTAGCCTCCCCATATGCCGTTTACGTCCAGCGTAGGGCGCACCGATACTCGCTCCAATGTTGTATAACCTTCTTCCCCTGCCACATCTTCAATGCCAAGGTCTGCTTTGTAGGCCTCGAGGTCAAAAGGTGCTTCTGCCATGGCAGCGCGCTCTTCTGCACTCAGTTCCACAACTTTATCGTAAAAACCGGGGATAGTAATGCGGTTTTTGTCGTCTTTGAGTTTGGCAATCATTTCGCACAGGGCGTTGATAGGATTCACCACACCGCCGCCGTAAGTACCTGAGTGCAGGTCGCGGTCGGGGCCTGTTACTTCCACCTGTACATAAGCAATACCGCGAAGCCCTACCGTAATGGAAGGAATGTCGTTGGCAATCATCGACGTATCGGAAATCAGCACCACATCCGCTTTCAGTTTTTCCGAGTTTTCCCTAATAAATCGTGGCAGGTTTTCAGAACCGATTTCTTCCTCACCTTCAATCATAAACTTAACATTGCAAGGCAGCTCGCCTGTTACCATCATGGCTTCAAATGCCTTGATGTGCATAAACATCTGACCTTTGTCGTCGCAAGCGCCGCGGGCAAATATTTTGCCGTCCTTTACGGTTGGTTCAAAGGGAGGAGAGTCCCATAGTTCTATCGGGTCGGCAGGCTGCACGTCGTAATGACCGTATACCAATACGGTTGGCAGTTTGGGGTCTATAATTTTTTCCGCATATACAATCGGATGGCGGTTGGTGGGGCAAATTTCCACTTTGTCTGCACCTGCTGCTTTCAGGCGCTCCTGAACAAACTCGGCAGCGCGCTGCAAATCACTATCGTGGTCGGGGTTTGTGCTAATGGAAGGAATGCGAATCAAGTCAAACAATTCATCCAGAAAACGTTGCCTGTTTGCCTCTATATAGCTTTGCGTTTGTTGCATGGTAAATTCTATGGGACTGCAAAATTAACTTTTTTCACCTCAAAAAAAACTATTGCCCCAGAAAGTTGCGGATGGCTTGCTCTGCTTCGCGGACAATTTCTTCGTTAGTTTTTCCTGTGCGGTCTATCGGCGGCAGGGCTGTGCATTGCATATGCACCCCTATCGGGATAGGTTTAAACCCATAGCGTGCCAACTCCCATGAGCCTTGAATGGCTACAGGAATCACAAGGGCGCTGGGCATGGTCTTCAACAAGACACTCAACCCTTGCGGCTTAAATGGCTTCATTTGCCCATCGCGTGAGCGCGTACCTTCGGCAAAAATACAGCCTGCATAGCGCTTGGCTTCCAAATACTCGCCAAACTGTTTGAGCGCAGGCAGGGATTGGCGCGTGTCCTTACGGTCTATGCAAACCGAGCCACCGTGCCGCAGGTTATAAGAAATGCTTGGAATACCTTTGGCCAACTCCACTTTGGAAACATATTTTGCATGGCGGTCGGCAAACAAAATACCCAGCATCGGTATATCGTACATGCTTTGGTGATTGCTGACCACAATTAACGGACAATCGGGCGGCAGTTGGTAGGGCAAACTGAGTGTAATCCGCGTGCCGAGCATCAAGCGCAACTGCCAGAGTAGCGAAGCGAGCAACCAGTCCACGGACTTTTTATGGGCTTCATAACCGCCAAGTGTGCGTGCAATTACCTGTATGGCATGAAAAATCAGCAGCAACAGGAAAAATACAAGCACAAAAAATGGCCAAATCAGCCATGCAATGATTTTTTTCAGCGTCATAATAATAATCCTAACAATGTGCTGCAAATATACGGCAGAGGTGTTGCATACGATGCCTCCGCTAATCTGTTATTTCC
The Rhodoflexus caldus genome window above contains:
- a CDS encoding shikimate kinase gives rise to the protein MIPSRIYLVGMPGSGKTTLGRLLASRMAYHFVDLDELIAEQEQMSIADIFAQKGEDYFREKEKQALHSTFKMSRCVIATGGGTPCFYDNMEQINKHGLAVFINIPLSIIAGRVERQQQERPLLATADAEDMLEKLKELYQKRFPYYDQAEVAVSGVDLNADYIYNKIHKYLSEQ
- a CDS encoding MFS transporter translates to MSVFKLKTLMYWCYGIVAMLIFSANFVGVAAYQYDVDSTAVQHIGLYRELATLASGLLLAAIIPAIGLRRLLPMSFLFTAIISLVIFIQPSAIAFHILYVSLGFIFGALQIGFLNELASINKHETGLLSDVCHLEAVYVSGILAILVVSGIIMKLQQFELHYLYLVTAIICTAVGLFVIFRKQHFFFDESQATAREVARLWVRTLPEIFNALSRTLVILALFCLGLTIIVTTFLLNWVNLFNTATLQLSDNLVWQFSIVLILSTISGRLVIAALAHYLPLLTLLLIIISVSILCIMAFAVGLYQYQINSIPDTMAELPPPMMLIILLSFTNGGIVPLLIGTVTYHTPADKRGIMLGIITFVMSGATLLSGLFFQWASKLFTPGMLLALMAIPLAFVMILSTLFINDLRKSTSTAS
- the surE gene encoding 5'/3'-nucleotidase SurE gives rise to the protein MKNSDRPLILISNDDGISAKGLSVLVEAMRPLGDLLVVAPNSPQSGMGHAITIHSPLKIHPSSIFEGVEAYESSGTPADCVKLAKYYILKGRVPDLVVSGINHGSNTSISILYSGTMSAAIEGAIEGMPAIGFSLCDYGNNADFSHTIPYVTAIAKQVLQTGLPRGTALNVNFPRKQEDAIKGIKICRQAKARWKEEFDERTDPYGRKYLWLAGSFENPDKGEDTDEWAIANNYVSVVPCLFDLTAHHAIATLNDEWQILQETAPRVVKEHYDNF
- the dtd gene encoding D-aminoacyl-tRNA deacylase, which produces MIAVIQRVTEASVTIEGRVHGKIATGFLVLLGIAHNDTAEDVEWLAGKIAGLRVFSDDEGKMNRALADIDGNILLISQFTLHASTKKGNRPSFTEAAPPPVATPLYEAMIERLQQLTGKKIETGIFGADMKVRLLNDGPVTIIIDSKNKK
- a CDS encoding nucleotide pyrophosphohydrolase, coding for MTIQEAQNTVDEWIRTIGVRYFNELTNTAILMEEVGEVARIMARRYGEQSFKASDKEVDLGEEMADVLFVLICLANQTGINLTEAFQKRMDKKTKRDATRHKENEKLQ
- a CDS encoding SDR family oxidoreductase; the protein is MKNKISIVTGANSGIGKVTALALAKQGFTVVMMCRNRAKAEAARSEIIRLSGNNQVEIIQVDFASQRQIREAAAQFLAKYDQLDVLVNNAGFLASDKRELTEDGIEATFAVNHLGYFLLTGLLMPALEKAAAENGEARVVSVASEAHRYAPFSLDNVQMQRGYSGMKAYCISKLCNILFTAELARRVAGKNITANSLHPGAVNSGFASSTPGWFAWLFKLAKPFLISEEEGAETSIYLATSPDVKGVSGGYFYKKRRRRTMIPVATDEKIARSLWEMSEKLTGIQY
- a CDS encoding dipeptidase; its protein translation is MQQTQSYIEANRQRFLDELFDLIRIPSISTNPDHDSDLQRAAEFVQERLKAAGADKVEICPTNRHPIVYAEKIIDPKLPTVLVYGHYDVQPADPIELWDSPPFEPTVKDGKIFARGACDDKGQMFMHIKAFEAMMVTGELPCNVKFMIEGEEEIGSENLPRFIRENSEKLKADVVLISDTSMIANDIPSITVGLRGIAYVQVEVTGPDRDLHSGTYGGGVVNPINALCEMIAKLKDDKNRITIPGFYDKVVELSAEERAAMAEAPFDLEAYKADLGIEDVAGEEGYTTLERVSVRPTLDVNGIWGGYTGEGAKTVIASKAYAKISMRLVPNQESEEITRLFSKYFTSLAPKGVKVKIDYHHGGDPVVTPTDSVAYKAAELAMEQTFGKKPIPQRGGGSIPIVQLFKSILGVNSVLMGFGLDSDAIHSPNENFGLFNYYKGIETIPYFYKHFAELSK
- a CDS encoding lysophospholipid acyltransferase family protein codes for the protein MTLKKIIAWLIWPFFVLVFFLLLLIFHAIQVIARTLGGYEAHKKSVDWLLASLLWQLRLMLGTRITLSLPYQLPPDCPLIVVSNHQSMYDIPMLGILFADRHAKYVSKVELAKGIPSISYNLRHGGSVCIDRKDTRQSLPALKQFGEYLEAKRYAGCIFAEGTRSRDGQMKPFKPQGLSVLLKTMPSALVIPVAIQGSWELARYGFKPIPIGVHMQCTALPPIDRTGKTNEEIVREAEQAIRNFLGQ